A portion of the Zootoca vivipara chromosome 6, rZooViv1.1, whole genome shotgun sequence genome contains these proteins:
- the MADCAM1 gene encoding mucosal addressin cell adhesion molecule 1 isoform X2: MATISLGFLFAFVRLGWGLPSSVLTVRPQKALVELGGSVRLTCSTDCPGGKVQWEGLDIDQGEVFSNKTHSVLTIAKAAVSIEGAKFCTGQCRGASDQKSVELQVYSFPDALQLDSEPKILRAGEPARLECFLSKVYPPGALTLSWFRGEERLEAADAEEHMEDFDQQLMFYRSVLEVPTAAEGAAYKCEATLDVEPDTFRQSRVAAVNPQTTQVPSATEEATFALVTERTSRVATLEPAVTLPAATTSGLPLLSTTEPLTTTSTASPTPEPLSEMSSPSPTRNPVVEVKTSSQNSGTGTRANTVQVPVSTSTPATSQAPHLTDGPPATASVPTTAGSPVTLATQKQRSSSTATDPSKDPCRPVITPVPTQGSTGGTLRITCLTANCSKDVQVRWVETPVAKSRYRQEEARGWSTLVVESVSLEHQGVYRCLAIASQPRIASLTISIVPNATFSTETAVAIGSTGSLLGVVITGYVARRLWRRRG; encoded by the exons ATGGCAACGATCAGCTTGGGATTCCTGTTCGCCTTCGTTAGGCTTGGCTGGG GTCTTCCCAGTTCCGTCCTGACCGTCCGCCCTCAGAAAGCGCTGGTGGAACTGGGGGGCTCCGTCCGGCTGACCTGCTCCACGGACTGCCCCGGCGGGAAAGTCCAGTGGGAAGGCCTGGACATCGACCAGGGCGAAGTCTTCTCCAACAAGACGCACAGCGTCCTGACCATCGCCAAAGCCGCCGTCAGCATAGAAGGAGCCAAGTTTTGCACAGGCCAGTGCCGGGGGGCCTCCGACCAGAAGAGCGTGGAGCTGCAAGTGTATT CTTTCCCCGATGCCTTGCAACTGGACTCTGAGCCAAAGATTCTGAGGGCTGGGGAGCCGGCCCGCCTTGAATGCTTCTTGAGCAAGGTGTACCCTCCGGGCGCCCTGACGCTGAGCTGGTTCcggggagaggagaggctggaggCTGCCGACGCAGAAGAGCACATGGAGGATTTTGACCAACAGCTGATGTTTTATCGCTCCGTCCTTGAGGTCCCGACGGCGGCAGAGGGAGCAGCCTACAAATGCGAAGCTACTCTGGACGTCGAGCCGGACACGTTCCGCCAATCCAGGGTGGCCGCCGTGAACCCCCAAA CCACACAGGTGCCCAGCGCTACAGAGGAGGCTACCTTTGCTCTCGTGACGGAAAGAACAAGCCGTGTGGCTACTCTGGAGCCGGCCGTCACCTTGCCGGCGGCAACCACCAGTGGCCTTCCCCTTCTCTCCACCACTGAGCCCCTGACCACGACGTCAACCGCTTCTCCCACCCCAGAACCCCTTTCGGAAATGAGCAGCCCTTCCCCGACAAGGAATCCTGTTGTGGAGGTGAAGACGAGCTCTCAGAACTCTGGGACTGGGACCAGGGCCAACACCGTGCAGGTCCCCGTCTCGACGTCGACGCCAGCAACCTCGCAAGCCCCTCACTTGACAGATGGACCACCTGCCACCGCGTCCGTCCCCACCACAGCTGGCAGCCCCGTCACCCTTGCCACCCAAAAGCAACGCAGCTCCTCCACCGCCACGGACCCCTCCAAAGACCCCTGCCGCCCCGTCATCACTCCTGTCCCCACCCAAGGGAGCACGGGGGGCACCCTGCGGATCACGTGCCTCACGGCCAACTGCAGCAAGGACGTCCAGGTCCGATGGGTGGAGACTCCCGTAGCTAAGTCCCGGTACCGCCAGGAAGAAGCCAGGGGCTGGTCCACCCTGGTTGTGGAGAGCGTCTCCCTCGAGCATCAGGGGGTCTACCGGTGCCTTGCGATAGCCAGCCAGCCCCGCATAGCCAGCTTGACCATCTCCATCGTGCCTAATG CTACGTTCAGCACAGAAACCGCCGTCGCCATCGGAAGTACCGGCTCCCTCCTGGGGGTGGTCATCACCGGGTATGTGGCCCGCCGCTTGTGGCGGCGACGCGGCTAA
- the MADCAM1 gene encoding mucosal addressin cell adhesion molecule 1 isoform X1 has product MATISLGFLFAFVRLGWGLPSSVLTVRPQKALVELGGSVRLTCSTDCPGGKVQWEGLDIDQGEVFSNKTHSVLTIAKAAVSIEGAKFCTGQCRGASDQKSVELQVYSFPDALQLDSEPKILRAGEPARLECFLSKVYPPGALTLSWFRGEERLEAADAEEHMEDFDQQLMFYRSVLEVPTAAEGAAYKCEATLDVEPDTFRQSRVAAVNPQTTQVPSATEEATFALVTERTSRVATLEPAVTLPAATTSGLPLLSTTEPLTTTSTASPTPEPLSEMSSPSPTRNPVVEVKTSSQNSGTGTRANTVQVPVSTSTPATSQAPHLTDGPPATASVPTTAGSPVTLATQKQRSSSTATDPSKDPCRPVITPVPTQGSTGGTLRITCLTANCSKDVQVRWVETPVAKSRYRQEEARGWSTLVVESVSLEHQGVYRCLAIASQPRIASLTISIVPNGERTEVPFSFFSSVSNLPLEAGLFGFLLSFSVVSFWPPQNPCCPLRDNRPLSPRGPSPLGLLNP; this is encoded by the exons ATGGCAACGATCAGCTTGGGATTCCTGTTCGCCTTCGTTAGGCTTGGCTGGG GTCTTCCCAGTTCCGTCCTGACCGTCCGCCCTCAGAAAGCGCTGGTGGAACTGGGGGGCTCCGTCCGGCTGACCTGCTCCACGGACTGCCCCGGCGGGAAAGTCCAGTGGGAAGGCCTGGACATCGACCAGGGCGAAGTCTTCTCCAACAAGACGCACAGCGTCCTGACCATCGCCAAAGCCGCCGTCAGCATAGAAGGAGCCAAGTTTTGCACAGGCCAGTGCCGGGGGGCCTCCGACCAGAAGAGCGTGGAGCTGCAAGTGTATT CTTTCCCCGATGCCTTGCAACTGGACTCTGAGCCAAAGATTCTGAGGGCTGGGGAGCCGGCCCGCCTTGAATGCTTCTTGAGCAAGGTGTACCCTCCGGGCGCCCTGACGCTGAGCTGGTTCcggggagaggagaggctggaggCTGCCGACGCAGAAGAGCACATGGAGGATTTTGACCAACAGCTGATGTTTTATCGCTCCGTCCTTGAGGTCCCGACGGCGGCAGAGGGAGCAGCCTACAAATGCGAAGCTACTCTGGACGTCGAGCCGGACACGTTCCGCCAATCCAGGGTGGCCGCCGTGAACCCCCAAA CCACACAGGTGCCCAGCGCTACAGAGGAGGCTACCTTTGCTCTCGTGACGGAAAGAACAAGCCGTGTGGCTACTCTGGAGCCGGCCGTCACCTTGCCGGCGGCAACCACCAGTGGCCTTCCCCTTCTCTCCACCACTGAGCCCCTGACCACGACGTCAACCGCTTCTCCCACCCCAGAACCCCTTTCGGAAATGAGCAGCCCTTCCCCGACAAGGAATCCTGTTGTGGAGGTGAAGACGAGCTCTCAGAACTCTGGGACTGGGACCAGGGCCAACACCGTGCAGGTCCCCGTCTCGACGTCGACGCCAGCAACCTCGCAAGCCCCTCACTTGACAGATGGACCACCTGCCACCGCGTCCGTCCCCACCACAGCTGGCAGCCCCGTCACCCTTGCCACCCAAAAGCAACGCAGCTCCTCCACCGCCACGGACCCCTCCAAAGACCCCTGCCGCCCCGTCATCACTCCTGTCCCCACCCAAGGGAGCACGGGGGGCACCCTGCGGATCACGTGCCTCACGGCCAACTGCAGCAAGGACGTCCAGGTCCGATGGGTGGAGACTCCCGTAGCTAAGTCCCGGTACCGCCAGGAAGAAGCCAGGGGCTGGTCCACCCTGGTTGTGGAGAGCGTCTCCCTCGAGCATCAGGGGGTCTACCGGTGCCTTGCGATAGCCAGCCAGCCCCGCATAGCCAGCTTGACCATCTCCATCGTGCCTAATGGTGAGCGGACAGAGGTTCCCTTTTCCTTCTTCAGCAGCGTCTCAAATCTGCCTTTGGAGGCAGGCCTCTTCGGGTTCCTGCTCTCATTTTCTGTCGTTTCATTCTGGCCTCCGCAAAATCCCTGCTGTCCATTGCGGGACAACCGCCCGTTGTCGCCTAGGGGGCCCTCCCCTCTTGGCCTTTTGAACCCCTAG